In one Neobacillus sp. CF12 genomic region, the following are encoded:
- a CDS encoding nucleotidyltransferase family protein — protein MLKNKEDLIKLIRSDEIMMEIIMIVSTLNLPDWWICAGFVRSKIWDTLHGFSERTELPDVDVIYFDNKNMDENFEKELEKNLVTMMPTIPWSVKNQARMHIMNDLPSYTSSEDAISRFPETATALGVKLDKENNLVLTTPWGLDDVINLEVKPTPYFTETKELAAIYEERIKRKNWKSIWHKIKVHQLHL, from the coding sequence ATGTTAAAGAATAAAGAAGATTTAATAAAACTAATCCGCAGCGATGAAATAATGATGGAGATTATTATGATTGTAAGCACACTGAATTTACCTGACTGGTGGATATGTGCAGGATTTGTGCGTTCAAAAATCTGGGATACACTGCATGGATTTAGTGAAAGAACTGAGCTCCCAGATGTCGATGTCATCTATTTTGATAACAAAAACATGGATGAGAATTTTGAAAAAGAATTAGAGAAAAATCTAGTAACTATGATGCCTACTATACCTTGGTCCGTGAAAAATCAAGCAAGAATGCACATCATGAATGACCTTCCTTCCTATACTTCTTCGGAAGATGCTATTTCGAGGTTTCCAGAAACTGCAACAGCTCTAGGAGTGAAACTCGATAAGGAAAATAATTTAGTTCTTACTACTCCCTGGGGGTTAGATGATGTTATCAATTTAGAGGTGAAACCGACTCCCTATTTTACGGAAACTAAAGAACTAGCTGCCATTTACGAGGAGCGAATTAAAAGAAAGAATTGGAAGTCTATTTGGCATAAGATTAAAGTCCACCAACTCCATTTGTAG
- a CDS encoding DUF402 domain-containing protein: MSKIIKIKALKYPDILHYEWEGELLRHTPDYVLVLCKPGRKLVHHTKNKVFTVNNTSLEFFSLREWFTAALEIEEGKVVSAYCNVAKPSDFHNGEISFIDLDLDYIQEKNKDWKVVDEDEFELNSIKYNYPVELKNEAVNALAKLKEEVQLGNFPFNKQVLSQLENHYLHD, from the coding sequence TTGAGTAAAATTATAAAAATTAAGGCTCTTAAATACCCTGATATTCTCCACTATGAGTGGGAAGGCGAACTACTTCGCCACACTCCAGATTATGTACTCGTCTTATGTAAACCTGGCCGGAAATTGGTTCATCATACCAAAAATAAGGTATTTACTGTCAATAACACCTCATTAGAATTTTTTTCTTTACGCGAATGGTTCACTGCTGCGTTGGAAATTGAAGAGGGAAAGGTTGTTTCTGCATATTGTAATGTAGCAAAACCATCCGACTTTCATAATGGTGAAATAAGCTTTATTGATTTAGATTTAGATTATATTCAGGAAAAGAATAAAGATTGGAAAGTAGTGGACGAGGATGAATTTGAGTTAAATAGTATTAAATATAACTATCCAGTAGAATTAAAGAATGAGGCTGTTAATGCACTAGCAAAGTTAAAAGAAGAAGTACAATTAGGAAATTTCCCTTTCAACAAGCAAGTTTTGTCTCAACTCGAAAACCACTATTTACATGACTAA
- a CDS encoding DUF3189 family protein: MLYIYNDFAGTHSTALAAAYHLKQLPQSERKLTKEEILHVPYFNQLTKKDFGKLLFHGIDEEGNSVYTIGRKRNKYVVPAMQDLALVFQKKFHVNEKLVFSNTSPTVPLAMSLGGLFSRKLNIDVIGVPLLVVGAKQCCDNIYRLVENTKHVAATSPNENVIILENEKYK, encoded by the coding sequence ATGTTATATATCTATAATGATTTCGCTGGGACCCACTCCACTGCTTTGGCAGCTGCCTACCATTTGAAACAATTGCCGCAATCAGAAAGAAAACTGACGAAGGAAGAAATCCTTCATGTCCCATATTTTAATCAATTAACGAAAAAGGATTTTGGAAAACTTCTTTTTCATGGAATTGATGAGGAAGGTAACTCCGTTTATACCATTGGACGTAAACGAAACAAATATGTGGTGCCTGCAATGCAAGATTTGGCGTTGGTCTTTCAGAAAAAATTTCATGTAAACGAAAAGCTTGTCTTTTCAAATACCTCCCCAACTGTTCCTTTGGCCATGTCCCTTGGGGGATTGTTTTCAAGAAAGCTGAATATTGATGTCATTGGCGTCCCTTTATTAGTGGTCGGTGCCAAACAATGCTGTGATAATATTTACCGGTTGGTGGAGAATACGAAGCATGTCGCTGCCACCTCTCCCAATGAAAATGTGATTATTTTAGAAAATGAAAAGTACAAGTAA
- a CDS encoding aldo/keto reductase has protein sequence MTKGLLSTTTLNNGVKMPWLGFGVFKVQEGAEVVNSVKTAIEVGYRSIDTAAFYQNEEGVGKAIAESNIPREELFITTKVWNGDQGYESTLAAFETSLNKLGLDYLDLYLIHWPVPSKGLYVETWKALEKLYKDGRVRAIGVSNFNVNHLENLLANCEIKPMVNQVEYHPVFNQKELHDFCKKNEIQLEAWSPLMQGSLLNDPVLVEIANKYNKSTAQVILRWDIQTGVVTIPKSIKPQRIAENADIFDFELTQEDLNQISTLNQNKRQFGDPEVVGRD, from the coding sequence ATGACAAAAGGATTGCTAAGTACGACTACGTTAAACAATGGTGTAAAAATGCCTTGGCTCGGATTTGGTGTGTTCAAAGTACAAGAAGGAGCGGAAGTTGTTAATTCAGTAAAGACCGCCATTGAGGTCGGGTATAGAAGCATTGATACAGCTGCTTTTTATCAAAACGAAGAGGGAGTAGGTAAAGCGATAGCTGAATCCAACATCCCTCGTGAAGAGTTATTTATTACAACGAAGGTCTGGAATGGTGATCAAGGCTATGAATCTACCTTGGCGGCCTTTGAAACGAGTTTGAACAAATTAGGTTTAGACTATTTAGACCTTTATTTAATTCACTGGCCAGTACCTTCTAAAGGATTATATGTGGAGACATGGAAAGCGCTTGAGAAACTTTATAAGGATGGACGTGTCCGCGCGATTGGAGTAAGTAATTTCAATGTGAACCATCTCGAAAACCTCCTTGCAAACTGTGAAATTAAACCGATGGTGAACCAAGTGGAATATCATCCTGTCTTTAATCAAAAGGAATTACATGATTTTTGTAAAAAGAATGAAATCCAGCTTGAAGCATGGTCCCCCCTTATGCAAGGCAGTCTTCTTAACGACCCAGTACTAGTTGAGATTGCGAATAAGTACAATAAGTCTACTGCCCAAGTGATCCTGCGTTGGGATATCCAGACAGGTGTGGTGACGATTCCAAAATCAATCAAACCTCAACGTATTGCTGAAAATGCGGATATCTTTGATTTTGAACTTACACAAGAAGATCTAAATCAAATCAGCACTCTTAATCAGAATAAGCGTCAGTTCGGTGACCCTGAAGTGGTCGGAAGAGATTAA
- a CDS encoding NAD(P)-dependent oxidoreductase, protein MPKVVVTGGSGLLGPDVIKEFLNHGYEVVNADTRHPKEAICKTVITDLTNLGEVYGVLAGADAVVHLAAIPVAYSHPNEVTFQNNVMSTYNILEAAGNLGIKKAVISSSESSYGIVFSRQNLAPKYVPIDEEHPQLPEDSYGLSKIVNEKTADMIHQRTGMQVVSMRLGNVISPEMYKNFPSFIHKPELRKTILWSYIDTRDAATAYRLAVETDGLGSVPLCIAADDSSMDMESMQLMETCFPEVKDFRSDLSGFQSLLSNEKAKKLLNWQPVHQWRNYVEI, encoded by the coding sequence ATGCCAAAAGTAGTTGTAACAGGTGGCAGCGGCCTTTTAGGTCCAGATGTGATAAAAGAATTTTTAAATCATGGGTATGAAGTGGTTAATGCCGATACTAGGCATCCAAAAGAAGCGATTTGTAAAACGGTGATTACAGACTTAACAAATCTTGGCGAAGTTTATGGCGTCTTAGCAGGAGCTGATGCGGTTGTACATCTGGCAGCTATACCCGTTGCATACTCCCATCCAAACGAAGTAACATTCCAAAATAATGTGATGAGTACCTATAATATTTTAGAAGCAGCAGGGAATTTAGGAATTAAAAAGGCGGTGATCTCCTCGAGTGAATCGTCCTATGGCATTGTTTTTTCAAGACAGAATTTAGCACCGAAATATGTGCCTATCGATGAAGAACATCCACAACTGCCGGAAGATAGCTATGGATTATCGAAAATCGTGAATGAGAAAACCGCAGATATGATCCATCAAAGAACAGGTATGCAGGTTGTATCGATGAGGTTAGGTAATGTAATCTCGCCTGAGATGTATAAGAATTTTCCTAGTTTTATACATAAGCCTGAATTAAGAAAAACGATTCTTTGGAGCTATATTGATACAAGAGACGCAGCAACCGCTTATCGTTTAGCAGTAGAAACAGACGGACTAGGCTCAGTCCCTCTCTGTATTGCTGCCGATGATTCGAGTATGGATATGGAGAGCATGCAGCTTATGGAAACCTGTTTTCCGGAAGTGAAGGATTTCAGAAGTGATTTGTCAGGATTTCAATCATTGTTAAGTAATGAAAAGGCTAAAAAGCTATTAAATTGGCAGCCTGTTCATCAATGGAGAAATTATGTAGAGATATAA
- a CDS encoding aldo/keto reductase: protein MKYRKLGKTDLNVSVVGIGTWQYGGEWGKDFTQKEVDEILDKAKEMGINLIDTAECYGDHLSEKFIGSYLKNQNREDWIVATKFGHHFHESFTRTNHWSAGEVVKQLDDSLRALQTDYVDIYQFHSGSDDVFQNEELWTVLDKQMKAGKIRHLGISIGSNQNIYQTDLATEVNASVIQVVYNRLDRKPEEQVFPSCEVQNLGVLARVPLASGYLSGKYKPGAVFDQNDVRNNHLQSEVLKQLKLVEEIQKNEVPEGVNMAQWALAWCLKHPAVTSVIPGCKNVEQVELNAMAADLELVSVNHPQAVEV from the coding sequence ATGAAATACCGCAAGCTTGGAAAAACAGATTTAAATGTGTCTGTTGTCGGAATTGGTACTTGGCAATATGGCGGAGAATGGGGAAAAGATTTCACACAAAAAGAAGTGGATGAAATCCTAGACAAAGCCAAGGAAATGGGAATTAATTTGATTGATACAGCCGAATGTTACGGTGACCACCTTTCTGAAAAATTTATCGGCAGCTACTTAAAGAATCAAAACAGGGAGGATTGGATTGTCGCAACCAAATTCGGCCATCATTTTCATGAATCCTTCACCCGTACAAATCATTGGTCCGCTGGGGAAGTCGTTAAGCAGTTGGACGATTCTTTAAGAGCTCTTCAAACTGACTATGTAGATATATATCAATTTCATTCTGGCAGTGATGACGTATTTCAAAATGAAGAATTATGGACTGTGTTGGACAAGCAGATGAAGGCAGGTAAAATCCGCCATTTAGGAATATCAATCGGTTCAAACCAAAATATCTATCAAACGGACTTAGCAACAGAAGTAAATGCCAGTGTGATTCAGGTTGTGTATAACCGGTTAGACCGTAAACCAGAGGAGCAAGTTTTTCCTTCCTGTGAAGTGCAAAATCTTGGGGTCCTGGCCCGGGTACCATTAGCAAGCGGTTATTTAAGCGGCAAATATAAGCCAGGTGCAGTATTTGATCAAAACGATGTTCGGAATAACCACTTACAAAGTGAAGTGTTAAAACAGCTTAAACTAGTTGAAGAAATTCAAAAAAATGAAGTCCCAGAAGGAGTTAACATGGCTCAATGGGCACTTGCATGGTGCCTAAAGCATCCAGCCGTTACGAGTGTAATTCCAGGATGCAAAAATGTAGAACAAGTTGAATTAAATGCAATGGCTGCAGACTTAGAATTGGTATCAGTTAATCATCCACAAGCTGTGGAAGTTTAA
- a CDS encoding helix-turn-helix domain-containing protein has protein sequence MSEIKETLEIECSIEKALSVIGGKWSFLVLRELFEGTKRFGELQKAISNVSPKALTDTLRHLESNGVLIRTVYATVPVTVEYSLTEKGQSLHTIIKEMKYWGSYWA, from the coding sequence ATGAGCGAAATAAAAGAAACTTTAGAGATTGAATGTTCGATTGAAAAAGCACTTAGTGTAATTGGTGGAAAGTGGTCTTTTCTCGTATTAAGAGAGTTATTCGAAGGGACAAAACGGTTTGGAGAATTACAGAAGGCAATTTCAAATGTAAGTCCAAAGGCCTTAACCGATACGCTAAGACATTTAGAATCCAATGGTGTTCTAATTCGGACTGTTTACGCTACAGTACCCGTAACCGTTGAATATTCACTTACTGAAAAGGGACAATCCTTACATACCATAATCAAAGAAATGAAATACTGGGGTTCTTACTGGGCTTAG
- a CDS encoding SEC-C metal-binding domain-containing protein has translation MTFLEKIKPHLISDDILIQEVVLHALHDYPHVPEEWTNELLKEAFRNKVKLSSILIYVENQTFNEEAVKLLLEHIPLMDPSKRHLAVNLIQRIEPELALKYKKQLQEYIPKSTWTLYDLLIDGTQEEVYSEYGQILNDLERSGSEQHAFYINAKRLAACLVKKGWVTENEMDLVLEEELKEQWFSFNGILTVYMIGLLKLERYIPLLVRLLDRDEDSLLEELSATLISFQSDQVVKEVAPYLKKDNSIIYAASIVENIKSDLGVKVLREAYTSAKELDHQDILIEALCHQLSEEPLPEINEHMKLDYSSGLVDIEQTVYSYFSILGLKHRELALWRQVALERELDFRQKGNDFSQAPVRNVIKVGRNDPCTCGSGKKYKKCCGK, from the coding sequence ATGACCTTTTTAGAAAAAATTAAACCACACTTGATTAGCGATGATATTTTAATTCAAGAGGTAGTTCTGCATGCCCTGCATGATTATCCGCATGTCCCAGAAGAATGGACCAATGAATTGCTGAAAGAAGCATTTCGAAATAAAGTCAAACTATCCTCGATCTTGATTTATGTAGAAAATCAAACCTTCAATGAAGAGGCTGTTAAGTTATTACTTGAACATATCCCATTAATGGACCCGTCCAAACGTCATTTGGCGGTGAACTTAATCCAACGAATCGAACCAGAACTAGCTCTTAAATATAAGAAACAGCTTCAAGAATATATTCCGAAGAGCACATGGACTTTATATGATTTATTGATAGATGGCACCCAAGAAGAAGTGTACTCGGAATATGGTCAAATCTTAAATGACCTTGAGCGTTCCGGTTCTGAGCAGCATGCTTTCTACATAAACGCAAAAAGACTTGCAGCCTGTTTGGTGAAAAAGGGCTGGGTTACAGAAAATGAAATGGACCTTGTACTTGAAGAGGAATTAAAGGAACAATGGTTTTCTTTTAATGGAATCTTAACGGTCTATATGATTGGATTGTTAAAATTAGAAAGATATATTCCTTTATTGGTTCGCTTATTGGATCGCGATGAGGACAGTTTGTTAGAAGAACTATCCGCAACGTTAATCAGTTTCCAGAGTGATCAGGTGGTTAAGGAAGTAGCACCTTATCTTAAAAAAGACAATTCCATTATTTATGCAGCTTCGATTGTTGAAAATATTAAGTCAGACTTGGGGGTTAAGGTTTTAAGAGAAGCGTACACTTCTGCAAAAGAACTGGATCATCAAGATATTCTCATCGAAGCACTTTGTCACCAGCTTTCCGAAGAACCTCTCCCTGAAATTAACGAACATATGAAGCTTGATTATTCTTCTGGCCTTGTTGATATTGAACAGACCGTCTATAGCTACTTTTCGATACTTGGATTAAAGCATAGAGAACTAGCCCTATGGAGACAAGTCGCACTGGAAAGAGAATTGGACTTTAGGCAAAAGGGGAATGATTTCTCGCAAGCTCCTGTCCGAAACGTAATTAAAGTTGGCAGAAATGATCCATGCACTTGTGGCAGTGGGAAAAAATATAAAAAATGCTGTGGGAAATAA
- a CDS encoding DNA alkylation repair protein has translation MNENKGTEIKRFSKAENILPQINSKTKLGDLRKIAKDIKKDHELAMELWSTEKFLPRLLAILIMDKKLLSQDLLNKLDKDMQTHTFDERNNLMDWLMANQLTKDKKNIALMESWENSPSALQRRAFWYYQGRLRWTGQTPPDNTAYLLSALEANITQEEPEVQWAMNFTAGWIGVYDEKNRARCIKLGEKTGLYKDEIVAKGCTPSYLPEFITIEVNKRHNN, from the coding sequence ATGAATGAAAATAAAGGTACAGAAATAAAACGCTTTTCAAAAGCAGAAAACATTCTACCTCAGATCAATAGTAAAACTAAGCTAGGCGACTTACGAAAAATCGCGAAGGACATTAAAAAAGATCACGAACTAGCTATGGAACTTTGGTCAACCGAAAAGTTTTTGCCCAGACTATTAGCAATCTTAATTATGGACAAAAAACTTCTTTCACAAGATCTGCTAAATAAGCTTGATAAGGATATGCAGACTCACACTTTTGATGAGCGAAATAACTTAATGGATTGGTTAATGGCTAATCAGCTCACCAAAGACAAGAAGAATATTGCATTGATGGAGTCATGGGAAAATAGTCCTTCTGCTCTTCAAAGGCGAGCTTTCTGGTATTATCAAGGGCGATTGAGATGGACTGGACAAACACCGCCTGATAACACTGCATACTTGCTATCTGCATTAGAAGCTAATATTACGCAGGAAGAACCGGAAGTTCAATGGGCTATGAATTTCACCGCAGGCTGGATAGGCGTTTATGATGAAAAGAATCGTGCACGTTGTATTAAACTTGGTGAGAAAACGGGTCTTTACAAAGATGAAATAGTAGCAAAAGGATGTACTCCCAGCTATTTGCCGGAGTTCATTACAATTGAAGTTAACAAACGACATAATAATTAG
- a CDS encoding metal-binding protein ZinT, producing the protein MKKDLIKSIVAFSLLGTMLAGCQEKVDTPVKNTSSDSESTESTEHSHNHSHVHSHDDEKKQEIYSGIFQDDEVEDRELSDWEGDWQSLYPFLLDGILDEVLHKKVETNKDKTFEEYKDYYKVGYETDIERIVIKDNTITFYKNGEGKTGEYKYHGYKILTYESGNRGVRYLFDLVEEVNGVPKHVQFSDHSIYPTKSEHYHIYFGGEEHDTLLNELENWPTYYPSNLSGKEIVEEMNAH; encoded by the coding sequence ATGAAAAAAGACCTTATAAAATCAATAGTTGCGTTTTCCTTATTAGGTACAATGCTGGCAGGATGCCAAGAAAAAGTAGATACACCTGTTAAAAATACTTCTTCTGATTCTGAATCTACAGAAAGTACCGAGCATTCCCATAATCATAGCCATGTACATAGTCACGATGATGAAAAAAAGCAAGAGATATATTCAGGGATATTCCAAGATGACGAAGTTGAAGATAGAGAATTATCAGATTGGGAAGGAGATTGGCAATCACTCTATCCTTTTTTATTAGATGGAATTTTAGATGAGGTCTTACATAAAAAAGTCGAAACAAACAAAGATAAAACCTTTGAAGAGTACAAAGATTATTATAAAGTCGGGTATGAAACCGACATTGAACGAATCGTTATAAAAGATAATACGATCACATTTTATAAAAATGGAGAAGGAAAAACAGGAGAATATAAGTATCATGGATACAAGATTTTAACTTATGAATCTGGAAATAGAGGAGTACGTTATCTTTTTGATTTAGTTGAAGAAGTTAATGGGGTACCAAAACATGTCCAATTTAGTGATCATAGTATTTATCCAACAAAATCAGAACATTACCATATTTATTTTGGGGGTGAAGAGCATGACACTCTTTTAAATGAATTGGAGAATTGGCCAACTTATTATCCTTCTAATTTAAGTGGGAAAGAAATCGTAGAAGAAATGAATGCACATTAA